A stretch of Geomonas oryzisoli DNA encodes these proteins:
- a CDS encoding LemA family protein — MKRLTLLLLSLFTLATLSGCGYNTMQAKEEAVFAAWGDVEASYQRRADLVPNLVEVVKGYAKHEADTLKAVTEARAKVGSMQVSKDAINDPKTMQNFQQAQSQLSGALSRLMVVVERYPDLKANQNFMDLQNQLEGTENRINVARVRYNQTVQDFNTTIRTFPNSLTNSMMLHLQRKEPFKAEEGAKVAPKVKF, encoded by the coding sequence ATGAAACGCTTGACGTTATTGTTGCTGTCGTTGTTCACCCTTGCCACCCTTTCCGGTTGCGGCTACAACACGATGCAGGCCAAGGAAGAGGCCGTTTTCGCCGCATGGGGCGATGTCGAGGCTTCCTACCAGCGTCGCGCCGACCTGGTACCCAACCTGGTCGAGGTCGTGAAGGGATACGCCAAGCACGAGGCCGACACCCTGAAGGCGGTCACCGAGGCGCGCGCCAAGGTGGGGTCGATGCAGGTTTCCAAGGACGCCATCAACGATCCCAAGACCATGCAGAACTTCCAGCAGGCCCAGTCCCAGTTGAGCGGCGCCCTGTCCCGCCTCATGGTGGTGGTGGAGCGCTACCCGGACCTGAAGGCGAACCAGAACTTCATGGATCTGCAAAACCAGCTCGAGGGGACCGAGAACAGGATCAACGTGGCGCGCGTGCGCTACAACCAGACGGTACAGGACTTCAACACCACCATCAGGACCTTCCCGAACTCGCTCACCAACTCCATGATGCTGCACCTGCAGCGCAAGGAGCCGTTCAAGGCCGAAGAGGGAGCCAAGGTGGCGCCCAAGGTCAAGTTCTAA
- a CDS encoding metallophosphoesterase family protein: MLEQKALQTAPDDYRFVVMGDSRSNDAIFIKALRRAAGFRPLFILHGGDYSTEGGEEETANFLSLLERNAPGTPVFVVPGNHENPDVFEKEIGPPRFAFSMPRLGLKVIALDNSQKVLAPVDLDYLKKELASAPGATFVAMHIPPETKRWRGHTFTRGAAELERIVAAGPAVQGLFFAHSHLYDADVFGGVPAFISGGAGAPLVWFSRYGERVNHIIVVHVQKGRASYQMVQLK, encoded by the coding sequence ATGCTCGAGCAGAAGGCGCTCCAGACCGCGCCCGACGACTACCGCTTCGTGGTCATGGGGGACAGCCGTTCCAACGACGCCATATTCATCAAGGCACTGCGCAGGGCGGCAGGCTTCAGGCCGCTTTTCATCCTGCACGGTGGCGACTATTCCACCGAAGGTGGGGAGGAAGAGACTGCCAACTTCCTGTCCCTGCTGGAGAGAAACGCCCCCGGCACCCCTGTTTTCGTGGTGCCGGGCAACCACGAGAACCCCGACGTGTTCGAGAAGGAGATCGGTCCGCCCCGTTTCGCTTTCTCCATGCCGCGGCTCGGTCTGAAGGTCATCGCCCTCGACAATTCGCAGAAAGTACTGGCTCCGGTGGACCTCGACTATCTCAAGAAGGAGCTCGCCTCCGCACCCGGCGCCACCTTCGTTGCCATGCATATTCCTCCCGAAACCAAACGCTGGCGCGGCCACACCTTCACCCGGGGCGCCGCCGAGCTGGAGCGGATCGTTGCCGCCGGGCCGGCCGTTCAGGGGCTTTTTTTCGCCCACTCCCATCTCTATGATGCCGACGTGTTCGGCGGCGTGCCCGCCTTCATCTCGGGCGGTGCCGGTGCGCCGCTGGTGTGGTTCAGCCGCTACGGCGAAAGGGTGAACCATATCATCGTGGTCCACGTGCAGAAGGGGAGAGCGAGCTACCAGATGGTGCAGCTCAAGTGA
- a CDS encoding amylo-alpha-1,6-glucosidase — MTPTSTEPEECSPVQGDQAALLEECYRQALCLLRENSTPDGVLASARNPKSSGRNYDSIFGRDAAICALGMALSGDAELLESAQAGLLTLARHQARNGQIPKFVKPESAEVDFWYAGCVDATIWWLIAVHFLDRVAPQLGLAERLSANAVRALSWLECQEHQGWYLLQQNDCADWADIMPRSGFVLYTNALWYWAKRLYGLPTARETRRFARLLFNPFDSAVPDQKRVRLMRHYIRNGCRPGPFLLSYVNFSFWGEEIDIFGNILAYLTGVGAPSEAGKMVAGVTALSANKPHPVRVVGHPIEVGSPCWRPYMQRHRQNLPWQYHNGGAWPFVGGFWVILLATLGERSLARTELVKVALSCKVNGWEFNEWFQGQTGEPMGMLRQSWNAAVYILAYRTVLCGARIFA, encoded by the coding sequence GTGACCCCCACATCGACCGAGCCTGAAGAGTGTTCCCCGGTGCAGGGTGACCAGGCGGCGCTGCTCGAAGAGTGCTACCGGCAGGCCCTGTGTCTGCTGCGGGAAAACTCCACACCGGATGGGGTGCTCGCCTCGGCGCGTAACCCGAAGTCGTCCGGGCGCAACTACGATTCCATCTTCGGTCGCGACGCCGCCATCTGCGCCCTGGGTATGGCCCTTTCCGGCGATGCGGAGCTCCTTGAGTCCGCCCAGGCCGGCCTGCTCACACTGGCGCGGCACCAGGCACGCAACGGCCAGATCCCCAAGTTCGTCAAACCGGAGTCGGCCGAGGTCGACTTCTGGTACGCGGGGTGCGTCGATGCCACCATCTGGTGGCTTATCGCGGTCCATTTCCTCGACCGTGTCGCTCCGCAACTCGGCCTGGCCGAGCGGCTCTCCGCCAATGCCGTGCGTGCCCTGAGCTGGCTGGAATGCCAGGAGCATCAAGGGTGGTACCTCCTTCAGCAAAACGACTGTGCCGACTGGGCGGACATCATGCCGCGCTCCGGTTTCGTGCTCTATACCAACGCGCTCTGGTACTGGGCCAAAAGGCTTTACGGCCTCCCTACCGCCCGTGAGACCCGCCGCTTCGCCCGGCTCCTCTTCAACCCTTTCGACAGCGCGGTTCCAGACCAGAAGCGGGTCCGGCTCATGCGCCACTACATCCGCAACGGCTGCCGACCGGGGCCGTTTCTGCTGAGCTACGTTAACTTCTCATTTTGGGGAGAGGAGATCGACATCTTCGGCAACATCCTTGCCTACCTTACCGGAGTGGGTGCACCTTCCGAAGCGGGCAAGATGGTGGCGGGCGTCACCGCCCTGAGCGCCAACAAGCCGCACCCGGTGCGCGTGGTGGGGCACCCGATAGAGGTGGGCTCCCCGTGCTGGCGCCCGTACATGCAGCGACACCGGCAAAACCTCCCTTGGCAGTACCACAACGGCGGCGCCTGGCCCTTCGTGGGTGGTTTCTGGGTCATCCTGCTGGCGACGCTCGGCGAGCGTTCGCTGGCGCGCACCGAGCTGGTAAAAGTAGCCCTCAGCTGCAAGGTTAACGGCTGGGAGTTCAATGAGTGGTTTCAGGGTCAAACGGGCGAGCCGATGGGGATGCTCAGACAGTCCTGGAACGCTGCTGTCTATATCCTCGCCTATCGCACGGTCCTGTGCGGTGCCCGCATCTTCGCTTAG
- a CDS encoding TPM domain-containing protein: MKKLFLLLTFFLTVHVCAAAEVPPLRGHVNDYASMLSPQMVQQLESELSAFERSDSTQIVVLTIPSLEGEVLEQYSIKVVEKWQLGQKGKDNGALLLVVKNDRKVRIEVGRGLEGKLTDLMSGRIIRNEITPAFKQGQFDLGIARGVGAIMATVRGEYQAQPTDLRHGKKGAPPILTLLLFVLVASVFLGGISRFLGGVAGAIGLPIAAFISFSGLSMLLLGLLAVVGFLAGLFIAFLFSSGGRGGFMGGPPFFGGYGGGGFGGFGGGGGDGGGFSGGGGDFGGGGASGDW; this comes from the coding sequence ATGAAAAAGCTGTTTTTGCTCCTGACATTCTTCCTGACCGTCCACGTCTGCGCAGCGGCCGAGGTACCGCCCTTGCGCGGCCACGTGAACGATTACGCCTCGATGCTGTCGCCGCAGATGGTGCAGCAACTGGAGAGCGAACTCTCCGCCTTCGAGAGGAGCGACTCGACCCAAATCGTGGTCCTCACCATCCCGAGCCTCGAGGGGGAGGTGCTGGAGCAGTACTCCATCAAGGTGGTGGAAAAGTGGCAGCTGGGGCAAAAGGGGAAGGATAACGGCGCGCTCCTGCTGGTCGTGAAAAACGACCGCAAGGTCCGCATCGAGGTCGGGCGCGGGCTGGAAGGGAAACTAACCGACCTCATGTCCGGGCGCATCATTCGTAACGAGATCACCCCCGCGTTCAAGCAGGGGCAATTCGATCTGGGCATCGCCCGTGGCGTGGGTGCAATCATGGCAACAGTGCGCGGAGAATACCAGGCTCAACCAACGGACCTGCGCCACGGCAAGAAGGGGGCTCCCCCCATTTTGACGCTGCTTCTCTTCGTCCTGGTCGCCTCGGTATTTCTGGGCGGCATCTCCCGCTTCCTGGGCGGGGTCGCCGGCGCGATCGGCCTCCCCATCGCCGCCTTCATCTCCTTCTCGGGGTTGTCGATGCTCCTTTTGGGATTGCTGGCGGTGGTCGGCTTCCTGGCCGGTCTCTTCATCGCCTTCCTCTTTTCTTCGGGAGGGCGTGGCGGGTTCATGGGAGGTCCCCCCTTCTTCGGCGGCTATGGAGGGGGCGGCTTCGGCGGTTTTGGCGGCGGAGGCGGCGACGGAGGCGGATTCTCGGGCGGTGGCGGTGACTTCGGCGGTGGCGGTGCCTCGGGAGACTGGTGA
- a CDS encoding response regulator: MTADIKPIAAPQATRKPLGEIFVERGLLTRASVDRLIAHAKSKNIRLGELLEVIGLVTPEELAEALAIQYRVRTIVDFAKYSYPPNVLKLIPLEMAVKHSVFPLKLDDGRLGLAVADPTTDQLFAAIAAQHNVKLVLYVSTRLEINRAIARHYLGQTIAGPASKSILLVEDDQLSREMVAKILTRQGYAVETAIDGMDAFSKIFTLKPKLVITDKVMPKLGGYEFLFAIKNIPEFRYMPVILMTAAATPDEEKEALEKGFFDFVLKPVKEIGLITRVKRAFASRDALYGKTA; the protein is encoded by the coding sequence ATGACCGCAGACATCAAACCGATAGCCGCACCTCAAGCAACCCGCAAGCCTTTGGGTGAGATCTTCGTCGAGCGCGGCCTGTTGACCCGGGCCTCCGTGGACCGGTTGATCGCGCACGCCAAGAGCAAGAACATCCGCCTCGGAGAACTGCTGGAGGTGATCGGCCTGGTCACCCCGGAAGAACTCGCCGAGGCGCTCGCCATACAGTACCGCGTCAGGACAATCGTCGACTTCGCCAAGTACAGCTACCCGCCCAACGTGCTCAAGCTGATCCCTCTCGAGATGGCGGTAAAGCACAGCGTCTTCCCGTTGAAGCTCGATGACGGCCGCCTCGGCCTTGCCGTGGCCGACCCGACCACTGATCAGCTCTTTGCAGCCATCGCCGCTCAGCACAACGTGAAGCTGGTCCTCTACGTTTCGACGCGCCTCGAGATCAACCGTGCCATAGCCCGGCACTACCTCGGCCAGACCATCGCCGGCCCCGCCAGCAAGTCGATCCTCCTGGTAGAGGACGACCAGCTCTCCCGCGAGATGGTCGCCAAGATCCTTACCCGCCAGGGGTACGCAGTAGAGACCGCCATAGACGGCATGGATGCCTTCAGCAAGATCTTCACCCTGAAGCCCAAGCTGGTGATTACCGATAAGGTGATGCCCAAGCTCGGGGGGTACGAGTTCCTGTTCGCCATCAAGAACATCCCCGAGTTCAGGTACATGCCCGTGATCCTGATGACCGCAGCGGCCACGCCCGATGAGGAGAAGGAAGCACTTGAGAAAGGGTTCTTCGACTTCGTGCTGAAGCCGGTGAAGGAGATCGGCCTGATCACCAGGGTGAAGCGCGCCTTTGCCAGCAGGGATGCCCTTTACGGCAAGACGGCCTGA
- a CDS encoding PAS domain-containing protein — MEPPPNKRLQLGFAAALVPVGTHWQGDWLLLAVAVAIFAVLSLALGRAALIKARKHAQVEEELRRAKEELELRVIERTEALHRANEQLKQELAVRERVEEELRQGRNMLAQIIDTIPQFVFWKDKNSLYEGCNIVFARAAGLESPDGIRGKSDYDLPWLREESDAYRADDRSVMDSNTPKYHIIEQQQQVNGIRYWVDTTKVPLCDDNGSVVGVLGVYDNITERKGIEEARDRALAMLESLLASSPTGILVYDGETGVCVKANEAAAAMVGASREQMLAQNFREIPSWETMGVRRLAEQVLTDGQTRSIEVSGASTFGATLESECFLSRFDVEGKHHLMFIVVDMTERKRLEQEKRLIEAQMLHVQKLESLGVLAGGIAHDFNNILMVVLGNADLALLRVPPDSPACENLVQIEQAASRAADLARQMLAYSGKGHFVIEKLDLNRVVQDMAPMLEVSASKKALLRYDFASELPAISGDATQLRQVILNLVINASEAMGEGTGLISISTRRIDCDRAYLSESWIDDRLPEGCYVVLEVSDTGCGIDREVIPKIFDPFFTTKFTGRGLGMAAVLGIVRSHKGAIKVYSEKGKGSSFRLLLPCVAGGVDHPEPQAQQPLWHGSGTVLLADDEESIRALGSDMLQALGFSVKLACDGREAVEVFKADMDEIVCVLLDLTMPVLDGEQAFKVLRALKPDVKVIMSSGYNEQEVSLKLAGTGLAGFIQKPYKVAEMSRKLAQVLGAED, encoded by the coding sequence ATGGAACCACCGCCAAACAAGCGGCTACAGCTTGGTTTTGCAGCCGCGTTGGTGCCGGTGGGAACTCACTGGCAAGGAGATTGGCTGCTTCTGGCCGTAGCGGTCGCCATATTCGCCGTACTGTCCCTGGCTCTGGGCCGGGCCGCGCTGATCAAGGCCCGCAAACATGCCCAGGTCGAGGAAGAGCTGCGCAGGGCCAAGGAAGAGCTCGAACTGAGAGTCATCGAGCGGACCGAGGCGCTGCACCGGGCCAATGAGCAGCTTAAACAGGAGCTCGCGGTGCGGGAGCGTGTCGAGGAGGAGTTGCGGCAGGGACGCAACATGCTGGCGCAGATCATCGACACCATCCCGCAGTTCGTATTCTGGAAGGATAAAAACAGCCTCTACGAGGGGTGCAACATCGTCTTCGCCAGGGCAGCCGGACTGGAGAGCCCCGATGGGATCCGTGGCAAGAGTGATTACGATCTCCCCTGGTTGCGCGAGGAGAGCGACGCCTATCGGGCCGACGACCGCAGCGTCATGGATAGCAACACGCCAAAGTATCACATCATCGAGCAGCAGCAGCAGGTGAACGGCATCCGTTACTGGGTCGACACCACCAAGGTCCCGCTGTGCGACGACAACGGCTCGGTGGTCGGCGTCCTCGGGGTGTACGACAACATCACCGAGCGCAAGGGTATCGAGGAGGCGCGCGACCGTGCGCTCGCGATGCTGGAATCGCTGCTGGCGTCGTCGCCTACCGGCATCCTGGTCTACGATGGCGAGACCGGCGTCTGCGTCAAGGCCAACGAGGCCGCGGCCGCCATGGTTGGCGCCAGCAGAGAGCAGATGCTAGCGCAAAACTTCCGCGAGATCCCCTCTTGGGAGACAATGGGGGTGCGTCGGCTCGCAGAGCAGGTGCTGACCGACGGGCAAACCAGGAGCATCGAGGTGTCCGGTGCCTCGACGTTTGGTGCAACCTTGGAATCTGAATGTTTCCTGTCGCGGTTCGACGTGGAAGGGAAGCATCACCTGATGTTCATCGTGGTGGACATGACCGAGCGCAAGCGCCTGGAGCAGGAGAAGCGCCTTATTGAGGCCCAGATGCTCCACGTGCAGAAGCTGGAAAGCCTCGGCGTCTTGGCGGGCGGCATCGCCCACGACTTCAACAACATCCTCATGGTGGTGCTGGGGAACGCGGACCTGGCGCTGCTCAGGGTTCCACCCGATTCTCCCGCCTGCGAAAACCTGGTCCAGATTGAGCAGGCGGCCAGCCGCGCCGCCGACCTGGCGCGCCAGATGCTCGCCTATTCCGGCAAGGGCCACTTCGTCATCGAGAAGCTGGACCTGAACCGGGTGGTACAGGACATGGCACCGATGCTCGAGGTATCCGCCTCCAAGAAGGCGCTGCTGCGTTACGATTTCGCGTCGGAACTACCCGCCATCAGCGGCGATGCCACGCAACTGCGCCAGGTGATCCTCAACCTGGTCATCAACGCCTCCGAGGCGATGGGGGAGGGGACGGGGCTCATTTCCATCAGCACCAGGCGCATCGACTGCGACCGTGCTTACCTCTCGGAATCCTGGATCGACGACCGGCTCCCGGAAGGATGCTACGTGGTGCTGGAGGTGTCCGACACGGGGTGCGGCATCGACCGCGAGGTGATACCGAAGATTTTCGACCCCTTCTTCACCACCAAGTTCACCGGACGCGGGCTGGGTATGGCCGCCGTGCTCGGCATCGTCCGCTCTCACAAGGGGGCAATCAAGGTCTACAGCGAAAAAGGGAAGGGGAGCAGTTTCCGTCTCCTGCTCCCCTGCGTCGCGGGAGGCGTTGACCATCCCGAGCCCCAGGCGCAGCAGCCGCTTTGGCATGGCAGCGGCACCGTGCTGCTCGCCGACGACGAGGAAAGCATCCGGGCGCTGGGAAGCGATATGCTCCAGGCCTTGGGGTTCAGCGTGAAGCTCGCCTGCGACGGGCGCGAGGCGGTCGAGGTCTTCAAGGCCGACATGGACGAGATCGTCTGCGTGCTGCTCGATTTGACCATGCCCGTCCTGGACGGCGAGCAGGCTTTCAAGGTACTGCGCGCGCTGAAACCCGACGTCAAGGTGATCATGTCCAGCGGCTACAATGAGCAGGAGGTGAGCCTGAAGTTGGCGGGGACCGGATTAGCCGGATTCATCCAGAAGCCGTACAAGGTGGCCGAGATGAGCAGGAAGCTTGCCCAAGTGCTGGGAGCAGAGGACTGA
- a CDS encoding cation diffusion facilitator family transporter, whose protein sequence is MLRTDRFNKADRVIRIGFWANAVLMVVKLAAGHFGHSEAVFADGVESACDFIAIGMTLIALKVGRKPYDSDHPYGHGKVESLSAIFVSLVIAATGGWILYGAATTMIEGRYATPALLAVLAAAGTIVAKEALYRYSVKVGGSLGSPALLAIAKDHRKDAITSVATLVGVGCAYFGAGIMDPIAAGLTSLFIFHIGYQTFRTSAHELMDGQPEQSILDAIAQLARGVEGVDQVHEIRARHSGQYLIVDLKLDMPPEMTVKRSHDIATEVKRRIFDHFSNVGDVMIHINPSDEPHEDLIRL, encoded by the coding sequence GTGCTGAGGACCGACCGCTTCAACAAGGCCGACCGGGTCATCCGGATCGGGTTCTGGGCCAACGCGGTGCTGATGGTCGTCAAACTCGCCGCCGGCCATTTCGGGCATTCCGAGGCGGTGTTTGCCGACGGCGTGGAAAGTGCCTGCGACTTCATCGCCATCGGCATGACCCTGATCGCCCTTAAAGTCGGGCGCAAGCCCTACGATTCGGACCACCCCTACGGCCACGGCAAGGTGGAAAGCCTCTCCGCCATCTTCGTTTCGCTCGTGATCGCGGCGACCGGCGGCTGGATTCTCTACGGCGCCGCCACCACCATGATCGAGGGGCGCTACGCCACCCCGGCGCTGCTGGCCGTTTTGGCTGCGGCCGGCACCATCGTGGCAAAAGAAGCCCTGTACCGCTACTCCGTGAAAGTCGGCGGGAGCCTTGGGAGCCCGGCGCTCCTCGCCATCGCCAAGGATCACAGAAAGGACGCCATCACCTCGGTAGCCACCCTGGTCGGCGTCGGATGCGCCTATTTCGGCGCCGGGATCATGGACCCCATAGCGGCAGGTCTCACCTCGCTCTTCATCTTTCACATCGGTTACCAGACATTCCGCACCTCCGCCCACGAGCTCATGGACGGCCAGCCCGAGCAGTCCATCCTGGACGCCATCGCGCAGCTGGCGCGTGGCGTGGAAGGGGTGGACCAGGTGCACGAAATCAGGGCGCGCCACTCCGGACAGTACCTGATCGTGGACCTGAAGCTCGACATGCCGCCCGAAATGACGGTAAAGCGTTCCCACGACATAGCGACCGAAGTGAAGCGCCGCATCTTCGACCATTTCAGCAACGTGGGCGACGTGATGATACACATAAACCCCTCCGACGAACCTCACGAAGACCTGATCCGTCTTTAG
- a CDS encoding serine hydrolase domain-containing protein, with product MRVILLILLLFSLFSPLKVQAMVDPATSAPLSTANLDLLLERAMSDNLIAGGVVVVGNHEGIIATAARGQVSGSASAPAITDRTLFDVASLTKVIATTPAVIKLIDEGRISVTDPLSRWFPEFAGTDKENITILHLMTHTSGLSDVMVGQGGSIEGLVRKVATQHFRGAGTGFEYADINFILLGELVHRVTGERLDRFCREQIYEPLGTRDTSFLPSREGNDIAPTSGTQGGVVQDENARRLGGVAGHAGLFSSAYDLARYARLILGRGTLDGTRIFSEQAVTEMTTPYACNNGRIKRALGWDVASPFSAPKGNYFSDASFGHTGYSGSSIWIDPQQDMFVIMLTRRLDYHNVHNFNQLRRNVSTYAAADLKGIAGELVPVAEEQKVRAQVILAAAAVVNEPRRSRFASLKLRDNHRAAKCSVKPGRRTLQARAAHRGTKVAKVARNDAGKMRAAGKKHRLAKS from the coding sequence GTGCGCGTTATTCTCCTGATACTCCTGTTGTTCTCGCTGTTTTCCCCTCTCAAAGTGCAGGCCATGGTCGATCCCGCGACATCCGCGCCCCTTTCGACTGCGAACCTGGACCTCCTGTTGGAGCGGGCCATGTCCGATAACCTCATCGCCGGAGGCGTCGTGGTGGTCGGCAACCACGAGGGGATCATCGCCACCGCCGCCCGCGGCCAGGTCAGCGGCAGCGCCAGCGCACCGGCCATCACCGACCGGACCCTCTTCGACGTCGCCTCGCTCACCAAGGTGATCGCCACCACTCCGGCCGTAATCAAGCTCATCGACGAAGGGCGCATCTCCGTTACCGATCCGCTTTCCCGCTGGTTTCCCGAGTTTGCCGGTACCGACAAGGAGAACATCACCATTCTGCACCTGATGACCCATACCTCCGGCCTCTCCGACGTCATGGTGGGGCAGGGCGGTTCCATCGAAGGGCTGGTCCGCAAGGTCGCCACGCAGCATTTCCGCGGCGCCGGCACCGGCTTCGAGTATGCCGACATCAACTTCATCCTGCTCGGGGAACTGGTGCATCGGGTTACCGGCGAGAGGCTGGACAGGTTCTGTCGCGAACAGATCTACGAGCCGCTGGGAACCCGCGACACCTCCTTCCTCCCTTCCCGGGAGGGGAACGATATCGCGCCCACCTCCGGCACCCAGGGGGGCGTGGTGCAGGATGAAAACGCGCGCCGGTTGGGCGGCGTCGCCGGTCACGCAGGTCTTTTCAGCTCCGCCTACGACCTGGCGCGCTATGCACGCCTCATCCTCGGGCGCGGCACCCTCGACGGTACCCGCATCTTCTCGGAGCAGGCGGTAACCGAAATGACCACCCCCTACGCCTGCAACAACGGCAGGATCAAGCGGGCCCTTGGGTGGGACGTCGCTTCCCCGTTCTCGGCACCCAAAGGAAACTACTTTTCCGACGCCTCATTCGGCCATACCGGTTACAGCGGTTCTTCCATCTGGATCGACCCGCAGCAGGATATGTTCGTCATCATGCTGACCAGGCGGCTCGACTACCACAACGTGCATAACTTCAACCAGTTGCGCAGGAACGTCTCCACCTATGCCGCAGCCGACCTGAAGGGGATAGCCGGTGAGCTGGTCCCGGTAGCGGAGGAGCAGAAGGTCAGGGCACAGGTCATCCTCGCTGCCGCTGCAGTGGTCAACGAGCCGCGCCGCAGCAGGTTCGCCTCGCTCAAGCTGCGCGATAACCATCGCGCCGCCAAATGCTCGGTGAAGCCGGGGCGCCGCACCCTGCAGGCGCGCGCAGCGCATCGCGGCACCAAGGTGGCAAAGGTCGCCCGGAACGATGCCGGCAAGATGCGCGCCGCCGGTAAAAAGCATCGGCTCGCCAAAAGCTGA
- a CDS encoding cytochrome c3 family protein: MKKSTLSLVIAALILVASTAFAAKMATVDIPVKAELYATAPAALTPQQCAQCHTGAFNGLKNAGGKHRFDCQACHTVIHAYNPKKANYDEVMPKCASCHTDIHGPANKDCASCHNNPHTPRKVAMTQRLATTCATCHAEEKAELVKFPSKHTNVSCDRCHTSHGFKPSCFMCHKPHYKDQAIEACAKCHSVHKPKLVTYQGTDWNQTCASCHSKVAAKLFNSKARHSKVACASCHKSKHGYIPQCTECHKAPHPASILARFPNCLGCHLDVHDLPSMK, from the coding sequence ATGAAAAAGAGTACCCTGTCGCTGGTCATCGCGGCCTTGATTCTCGTCGCTTCCACGGCCTTTGCTGCCAAGATGGCGACCGTTGACATCCCGGTTAAAGCCGAGCTTTACGCGACGGCCCCGGCTGCGCTCACCCCGCAGCAATGTGCCCAGTGCCACACCGGCGCGTTCAACGGGCTCAAGAATGCCGGCGGCAAACACCGCTTCGACTGCCAGGCCTGCCACACCGTAATCCACGCCTACAACCCGAAGAAGGCCAACTACGACGAAGTGATGCCGAAGTGCGCTTCCTGCCACACCGACATCCACGGCCCGGCCAACAAGGATTGCGCAAGCTGCCATAACAACCCGCACACCCCGCGCAAAGTCGCCATGACCCAGAGGCTTGCCACAACCTGCGCCACCTGCCACGCCGAAGAGAAGGCGGAGCTGGTAAAATTCCCGAGCAAGCACACCAACGTCTCCTGCGACCGCTGCCATACCTCGCACGGCTTCAAGCCGTCCTGCTTCATGTGCCACAAGCCGCACTACAAGGATCAGGCGATCGAAGCCTGTGCCAAGTGCCACTCCGTACATAAGCCGAAGCTGGTGACCTACCAGGGTACCGACTGGAACCAGACCTGTGCTTCCTGCCACAGCAAGGTGGCCGCGAAGCTGTTCAACTCCAAGGCCCGTCACTCCAAGGTTGCCTGCGCTTCCTGCCACAAGTCCAAGCACGGCTACATCCCGCAGTGCACCGAGTGCCACAAGGCTCCGCACCCGGCGTCGATCCTGGCCCGCTTCCCGAACTGCCTGGGCTGCCACCTCGACGTCCACGACCTGCCCAGCATGAAGTAG
- a CDS encoding TPM domain-containing protein — MDLSHKSLAHDFFSAAEKEAIKQAVARAEARSSGEIATMVVSESDRYREAEALGALLLAGFVGVVIAVLLHHVTIWTYIPVIFLLYFPVLLFLRRFPQLKLSFVGPRRIAEAVSERALVAFYQQGLYRTRMETGILIFISLLERKVWIVGDRGINEKIPPGYWKTLAEQLAQGLRAGRRAQAVCEVIEACGNELERHFPRREDDRNELSDELIIS, encoded by the coding sequence ATGGATCTTTCGCACAAATCGTTGGCTCACGACTTCTTCAGCGCGGCCGAGAAGGAGGCCATCAAGCAGGCGGTGGCCCGGGCGGAGGCCCGTTCCAGCGGCGAGATCGCGACCATGGTGGTATCCGAGAGTGACCGTTACCGCGAGGCGGAGGCGCTGGGTGCGTTGCTGCTGGCCGGGTTCGTCGGTGTCGTTATCGCCGTGCTGTTGCATCACGTCACCATCTGGACCTACATCCCGGTCATATTCCTCCTCTATTTCCCGGTGCTCCTTTTTCTGCGGCGTTTTCCGCAGCTGAAGCTTTCCTTCGTCGGCCCCAGGCGCATCGCCGAGGCGGTGAGCGAGCGGGCGCTGGTCGCGTTCTACCAGCAGGGGCTGTACCGGACCCGGATGGAGACCGGCATCCTCATCTTCATCTCCCTTCTGGAGCGCAAGGTGTGGATCGTCGGCGACCGGGGCATCAACGAGAAGATTCCGCCGGGGTACTGGAAGACGCTCGCCGAGCAGCTGGCGCAGGGGCTGCGCGCCGGTCGCCGCGCCCAGGCGGTCTGCGAGGTGATAGAGGCCTGCGGCAACGAGCTGGAGCGACACTTCCCGCGCCGGGAAGACGACCGCAACGAACTCTCCGACGAGCTCATCATTTCCTGA